One Punica granatum isolate Tunisia-2019 chromosome 3, ASM765513v2, whole genome shotgun sequence genomic window carries:
- the LOC116201043 gene encoding methyl-CpG-binding domain-containing protein 10-like, with translation MANSVERDEEVVSLELPAPPGWTKKYVLKKGGTPKKNEIIFTAPTGEEISNRKSLDQYLKAHPGGPAISEFDWGTGETPRRSARISERAKATPPPEIETPKKRRRSSISKKENKVPEETKEVNMEDAEKPDKENPKNEDEKMEEAPQGGDGKNEEETKDGNDKEKTEENEKPKEGETKEKIELPQVEGEKVDGFTEESKHDKVNEGKEKEEQDEPNAPEPETKPEPEIKDKVFPNGTEDQKDSSGADEVSKKVEGDAVENGNHGEEVKA, from the coding sequence TATGTGCTCAAGAAAGGTGGGACCCCGAAGAAGAACGAGATCATATTCACTGCTCCAACGGGTGAGGAGATCAGTAACCGGAAATCGCTGGATCAGTACCTGAAAGCTCACCCAGGTGGGCCTGCAATATCAGAGTTTGATTGGGGCACTGGTGAGACACCTCGGAGATCGGCTAGGATCAGCGAGAGAGCAAAGGCAACCCCACCGCCTGAAATTGAGACCCCAAAGAAGCGTCGGAGATCGTCAATCTCGAAGAAGGAGAACAAAGTGCCTGAGGAGACCAAGGAAGTTAACATGGAAGATGCTGAAAAGCCTGACAAAGAAAATcccaagaatgaagatgagaAGATGGAAGAAGCTCCTCAAGGGGGTGATGGTAAGAATGAGGAAGAAACTAAGGATGGAAATGATAAGGAGAAAACTGAAGAGAATGAGAAACCGAAGGAAGGGGAGACGAAGGAGAAGATTGAACTGCCACAGGTTGAAGGAGAGAAAGTGGATGGGTTCACTGAAGAGAGCAAGCATGATAAAGTAAACGAGGGCAAGGAGAAAGAGGAACAGGATGAACCCAATGCCCCCGAGCCCGAAACCAAGCCCGAGCCTGAAATCAAGGACAAAGTGTTTCCGAATGGGACCGAGGATCAAAAGGATAGTTCTGGGGCTGATGAGGTCAGCAAAAAAGTAGAAGGTGATGCTGTTGAAAATGGGAATCATGGAGAGGAGGTGAAGGCTTGA
- the LOC116201041 gene encoding thylakoid lumenal 16.5 kDa protein, chloroplastic isoform X1: MKRFLNHQEGCQTRVGDSGVTHSRSCFFDAYTTELVLSQMTKTPSAIPRMTGSDYSPKRIQQAATLSLPNSLKQPMPQICELNGRRGKKWKFYLIKTRKCEREKRTRGNKMAAPFLSTANTFLSKSSTSATQSSFELYPLKQSFRRTVTLCKAIDGAPRVTKRDLSICLVTSFVFAVGGREQPNSSAANAAILEADDDVELLEKVKEDRKRRLEKQGIINSSKKETGYLQDLVYKLSEVGQAIEKNDLSAASSVLGGSTEAEWVKKANVAFTKLSSSPEEKTEVDTFNSSLASLISSVTKNDVESSKVAFVSSASAFERWTTLTGLIDELKGL, translated from the exons ATGAAGAGGTTCCTAAACCATCAGGAAGGTTGCCAGACACGGGTTGGGGATTCTGGAGTCACACACTCGCGTAGCTGCTTCTTCGATGCCTACACAACCGAACTAG TTCTGAGCCAAATGACGAAAACACCCTCAGCCATTCCTAGAATGACTGGATCAGATTACAGTCCAAAGAGAATCCAGCAGGCAGCAACCTTATCTCTTCCGAACTCCCTCAAACAGCCAATGCCTCAAATTTGTGAACTCAAtggaagaaggggaaaaaaatggaaattttatttaataaaaacgagaaaatgtgagagagagaaaagaacaaGGGGAAATAAAATGGCAGCACCATTCCTCTCCACTGCAAACACCTTCCTCTCCAAGTCATCAACTTCTGCAACTCAGTCCTCATTCGAGTTGTACCCATTGAAGCAGAGCTTCAGAAGAACGGTGACTCTCTGCAAGGCCATTGATGGGGCACCGAGGGTGACAAAGAGAGACCTTTCCATCTGTCTGGTTACAAGCTTTGTGTTTGCTGTAGGGGGAAGGGAGCAGCCAAACAGTAGTGCTGCAAATGCTGCTATTCTCGAGGCAGATGATGATGTCGAGCTGCTTGAGAAGGTGAAGGAGGACAGGAAGAGGAGGCTTGAGAAGCAGGGGATCATCAACTCCTCCAAGAAAGAAACAG GGTATCTGCAAGATTTGGTGTACAAGCTGAGTGAAGTAGGCCAAGCCATAGAAAAGAACGATCTGTCAGCTGCAAGTTCGGTTCTTGGTGGAAGCACTGAGGCCGAATGGGTCAAAAAGGCCAATGTAGCATTCACAAAG CTGAGCTCTAGTCCGGAAGAGAAGACAGAAGTGGACACATTCAATTCATCTTTGGCTTCGCTTATTTCATCAG TTACGAAGAACGATGTTGAATCCTCCAAGGTTGCATTTGTGTCATCAGCTAGTGCGTTCGAGAGATGGACTACCTTGACAGGGCTTATTGACGAGCTCAAGGGGCTATGA
- the LOC116201041 gene encoding thylakoid lumenal 16.5 kDa protein, chloroplastic isoform X2, with protein sequence MTKTPSAIPRMTGSDYSPKRIQQAATLSLPNSLKQPMPQICELNGRRGKKWKFYLIKTRKCEREKRTRGNKMAAPFLSTANTFLSKSSTSATQSSFELYPLKQSFRRTVTLCKAIDGAPRVTKRDLSICLVTSFVFAVGGREQPNSSAANAAILEADDDVELLEKVKEDRKRRLEKQGIINSSKKETGYLQDLVYKLSEVGQAIEKNDLSAASSVLGGSTEAEWVKKANVAFTKLSSSPEEKTEVDTFNSSLASLISSVTKNDVESSKVAFVSSASAFERWTTLTGLIDELKGL encoded by the exons ATGACGAAAACACCCTCAGCCATTCCTAGAATGACTGGATCAGATTACAGTCCAAAGAGAATCCAGCAGGCAGCAACCTTATCTCTTCCGAACTCCCTCAAACAGCCAATGCCTCAAATTTGTGAACTCAAtggaagaaggggaaaaaaatggaaattttatttaataaaaacgagaaaatgtgagagagagaaaagaacaaGGGGAAATAAAATGGCAGCACCATTCCTCTCCACTGCAAACACCTTCCTCTCCAAGTCATCAACTTCTGCAACTCAGTCCTCATTCGAGTTGTACCCATTGAAGCAGAGCTTCAGAAGAACGGTGACTCTCTGCAAGGCCATTGATGGGGCACCGAGGGTGACAAAGAGAGACCTTTCCATCTGTCTGGTTACAAGCTTTGTGTTTGCTGTAGGGGGAAGGGAGCAGCCAAACAGTAGTGCTGCAAATGCTGCTATTCTCGAGGCAGATGATGATGTCGAGCTGCTTGAGAAGGTGAAGGAGGACAGGAAGAGGAGGCTTGAGAAGCAGGGGATCATCAACTCCTCCAAGAAAGAAACAG GGTATCTGCAAGATTTGGTGTACAAGCTGAGTGAAGTAGGCCAAGCCATAGAAAAGAACGATCTGTCAGCTGCAAGTTCGGTTCTTGGTGGAAGCACTGAGGCCGAATGGGTCAAAAAGGCCAATGTAGCATTCACAAAG CTGAGCTCTAGTCCGGAAGAGAAGACAGAAGTGGACACATTCAATTCATCTTTGGCTTCGCTTATTTCATCAG TTACGAAGAACGATGTTGAATCCTCCAAGGTTGCATTTGTGTCATCAGCTAGTGCGTTCGAGAGATGGACTACCTTGACAGGGCTTATTGACGAGCTCAAGGGGCTATGA